A single window of Sphingobacterium sp. ML3W DNA harbors:
- a CDS encoding DUF2931 family protein produces MLKIYTLLSAGFFGLSCNGKAEKASSQAVEEFHWRETISCPVGFPIDVHDGALILPGGGSVGLYLGTHNGPWGATGRSMSNGLKPLPKKIDVIWLSYAEDAFYEIDTAIDYDKILALFKEGYLDSNTKKNRTYTTIVVGFAPGGVVVVWLNGPGKQVEVGRYQGKKTVIPAEEIAKLDNHEKLLFSPEYRKEIMLNEKIVPKEVREANAGKPIPYGLWDRLRQKHIWKSTYSIADGGQATNAYFIMQNGEEEQLIDETFEKNIFEERAIPRIMNFGWRAKNGQHYGGGVVFDDDEIVKAYEKIFKNKPIQPVELVISVNEQNTGVAATLKCGEQEISMLKMKVSIFKSSKK; encoded by the coding sequence ATGCTTAAAATATACACCTTATTATCAGCAGGTTTTTTCGGACTGTCTTGTAATGGGAAAGCCGAAAAAGCAAGCTCCCAAGCGGTAGAAGAGTTTCATTGGAGAGAGACCATTTCATGCCCCGTTGGGTTCCCCATTGATGTGCACGATGGTGCTTTAATATTACCTGGTGGGGGATCAGTTGGGTTATATTTAGGCACACATAACGGCCCTTGGGGAGCAACGGGGAGAAGTATGAGTAATGGACTGAAGCCTTTGCCTAAAAAAATAGATGTCATATGGCTTTCTTATGCAGAAGATGCGTTTTATGAAATAGATACAGCTATTGATTACGATAAAATACTAGCTTTATTTAAAGAAGGTTATCTGGATAGTAATACGAAGAAAAATAGAACTTATACGACCATCGTAGTAGGTTTTGCTCCTGGAGGTGTAGTTGTAGTATGGCTTAATGGCCCAGGTAAACAAGTTGAAGTCGGGCGTTATCAAGGAAAAAAAACGGTAATTCCAGCAGAAGAAATTGCAAAACTAGATAATCATGAAAAACTATTATTCAGTCCTGAGTATCGTAAAGAAATCATGCTGAATGAAAAAATAGTACCTAAAGAAGTACGAGAAGCCAACGCAGGCAAACCCATACCATATGGTTTGTGGGATAGATTGAGGCAAAAGCATATTTGGAAATCAACCTATAGTATTGCCGATGGTGGGCAGGCTACAAATGCATATTTCATCATGCAAAATGGCGAAGAAGAGCAGTTGATTGATGAAACTTTTGAAAAAAATATTTTCGAAGAACGAGCTATCCCCCGAATTATGAATTTTGGCTGGCGGGCAAAGAACGGGCAACACTACGGCGGCGGTGTGGTGTTTGATGATGATGAAATTGTAAAAGCTTACGAGAAGATATTTAAAAACAAGCCTATCCAACCTGTTGAACTTGTCATTTCGGTAAATGAACAGAATACAGGGGTTGCCGCTACACTAAAATGTGGCGAGCAAGAAATTTCGATGCTAAAAATGAAGGTT